The sequence CACCGACTCTGCAGCCCAGCCCTGGAAGATGAGCATGAACCTGGGCGAAGGCGAAGGCGCCATGAACATGCAGATGGAGATGACCGATATGGTGTCGGCCCAGCAGGCCACCTACCGCACCGACGGTCTGCCGGTCCGGATGCAGGACGACATGACCATGCGGATGAAATCGAACGTGGCGATGGATGATGGCACCATGAGCATGACCTTCCGCATGAAGATGAACTCGCTGGTTGAGCAAGTCGGCCAGTAAGAATCACCTGCAGCTCTGCCCCCCGTCCGTGTGACGGGGGGTTTGTCTCAGAAGTGACCTGTGCCACCGTCCCGAACGAGCGTGGTCACCCGGCAAACCGCCGTGCACGGTATGAATCCGCGGAGCTGCAAGTGTATGGAGAGGCCGGGGAGAAGATTTTTACGGGTAGGTGCGTCATTCCGCGCCGTGCGTAGAGGCGTCCGCGCCTGTATCAGCGCCAAGCGCCTTTGCACCTCTCCTCCCCCGCCCCAGGCGCTAGACTTTCTGTTATGCGCGTACTGCACACCGCCGACTTCCACGCTGGGCGCGTGCTGAGAGGCTTTGACCGGACCCCCGAAATCCACGCGGCCCTGACCGAGATTGCCGAGTTGGCCGCCAGCGAGAAGGTTGACGCCGTACTGGTCAGCGGCGACCTGTTCGACACTGCCAACCCCAGCGCCGACGCCGAAAAGGCCATCTTCGACTTTTTCCTGCAGCTGCGTTCTCACGGCATTCCCAGTGTGGCAATTGCCGGCAACCACGACTCGGCAGCGCGGCTGGCCTCGGTCACGGAACTGCTGGGCTGGGTGGGTGTGCAGCTGGTGGCCGAGGTCACCGCCGACCCGGCGGCGCTTGTGCGGCATATACCGACCCGCTGCGGCGAGACCCTGACGGTGGGTGCCCTGCCGTACCTGTCCGAGCGGCGCCTGATTCGCGGCGCCGACCTGCTGGGCGGCGAAGTCAGCGGGTGGCGGCAAAAATACCGCCAGGGCATGGACTTTTTCCTGGGGCGACTGGCCGAGGGGTTCCAGCCGGGTCACGTCAATATGCTGATGCTGCACGCCACGCTGGACGGTGCCCAGCCCAGCGGGTCGGAAAAGACCATGCAGTTTCACCTGGACAACGCCTACACCATCTCGCAGCAGCAGCTGCCCGCCAGCGCACAGTACGTGGCGCTGGGCCATATCCACCGCGCCCAGCAGGCATCGGACGCCCCGCTGGCGCATTATCCCGGCAGCGTGATTCAGCTGGATTTCGGGGAGGGCGGCGAGAAAAAGCAGGTCAATCTGGTGGAAGTTTCGCCCGGTCAGCCGGCCCGCGTGACCCCCATTCCGCTAAGCAGCGGCCGTGAACTGCGGACCCTCCGCGTGCCGCTGGACCAGGTGGAAGCGCGGCTAGAACGTGAGCAGACGGGCGGCGCCCTGCTGAAAGTGCTGGTGGAAGCCCCGGCGGGCACGGCCACTGCCGGCCTGAAGGACCGCGTGCTGCGGCTGCTGCCGAACGCCCTGGCCGTGGAGCTGAGCGCCACCCAAGAAGACCTGACGCTGCCGGAACTGCGGCGTGAGGGCCTCAGTCTGCTGGAACTGTACGAGCGCTTCTGGCAGGAGCGGCGCGGCGAGCTGCCGCAGGAGCAGCGGGCCGCCTTCAAGCAGGCGCAGGAAGCGGTGCAGAGCCACGTGGAAGCGGCCGATGGAGAAGAAGGCCCCGCAGCGGAGGCGGCCGTATGAGACCACTGCACATGACGCTGTCGGGCTTCACGGCCTTTCGCCAGCACACCGAGCTGGACTTTGAAGGGCTGGACCTGTTCGCAGTGGTGGGGCCGACCGGCAGCGGCAAAAGTTCGCTGCTGGACGCCATGACCTTCGCGCTGTACGGGCAGACGGCCCGCCTGGGCGCCACCGGCCTGGACGCACTGATTTCGCAGGGCGAGCAGGCGCTGGCAGTGTCGCTGACGTTCGAGCTGCAGTCTGAAACGGGACCACAGGTGTACCGGGTGGCCCGCTCGCGTGGCCGCAAGGCCGCCCAGAACGAAACCCGACTGGAACACCGCCAGCCCGACGGCCGCTGGAAGGACCTGGCGGCCGGGGCCGGGCAGCGGGTGGCGAGCGCCCGCATTCAGGAGCTGCTGGGGCTGGATTTCCGGACCTTTGCCCGCTCGGTTCTGCTGCCACAGGGCGAATTCGCCCGGCTGCTGCACGGCACCGGCAAGGAGCGCCAGGACCTGCTGGGCGAGCTGATGGGCCTGGACCAGGTGCGGGCCATGCACCGCTACGCCGGCGAACAGGCCAAGGCGCTGGGCTTCGAGCTGAGCAGTCTGCACGCCCTGCTGGAGAACGAATACGCCGGAGTCAGCGCCGAGCGCGTGCAGGAACTGCGACTGGAACGGGCTGCCCTGGCCGAGCAGCTGGACGCATGGCAGGACGAGCGCGAGGAGGTCGCTGCAGCCGCGGCCCGCTGGCAGACCGTGACCGGGCTATGGCAGTCGCGCGAGGACCTGCGGCGGCGGCTGAACGTGCAGCGCAGCCGCCAGGCCGAGGTAGAACGCGGCTCTGCGCGGGCAGCCCAGGCCCGGCGGGTGGCCGGAATTCTGCCCCTGATTGACCGCGAAGGCCGCGCCCGCATCGCGCTGGGCCGCGAGGAAAGCGAACTGCGCAGTGCACAGGCGCAGGCCGAGCAGACCCGGCAGGCGGCCGAGCAGGCAGCGCA is a genomic window of Deinococcus proteolyticus MRP containing:
- a CDS encoding exonuclease SbcCD subunit D; protein product: MRVLHTADFHAGRVLRGFDRTPEIHAALTEIAELAASEKVDAVLVSGDLFDTANPSADAEKAIFDFFLQLRSHGIPSVAIAGNHDSAARLASVTELLGWVGVQLVAEVTADPAALVRHIPTRCGETLTVGALPYLSERRLIRGADLLGGEVSGWRQKYRQGMDFFLGRLAEGFQPGHVNMLMLHATLDGAQPSGSEKTMQFHLDNAYTISQQQLPASAQYVALGHIHRAQQASDAPLAHYPGSVIQLDFGEGGEKKQVNLVEVSPGQPARVTPIPLSSGRELRTLRVPLDQVEARLEREQTGGALLKVLVEAPAGTATAGLKDRVLRLLPNALAVELSATQEDLTLPELRREGLSLLELYERFWQERRGELPQEQRAAFKQAQEAVQSHVEAADGEEGPAAEAAV